One part of the Glycine max cultivar Williams 82 chromosome 14, Glycine_max_v4.0, whole genome shotgun sequence genome encodes these proteins:
- the LOC100780153 gene encoding uncharacterized protein, whose amino-acid sequence MVATFKTGIGIISPEMEAIEVRNGKWQGSVGGIVCVPIDKVWTLVSQTKRLPEWMPMVERCSSLAGDDDEPGYVRLVSGFMFPQQDGERSWIKERLVSLDSSSHSYVYRMEASNVGLDGSVNSLKLVDYGDESTLIRWSFEINPLEDVSEDTIVDYLGFLYKSCINKIEGAIEAASRNVSPP is encoded by the exons ATGGTGGCAACTTTCAAGACTGGCATTGGAATTATCAGTCCAGAAATGGAA GCTATTGAAGTGAGAAATGGTAAATGGCAAGGTTCAGTTGGTGGCATAGTTTGTGTACCTATTGACAAGGTTTGGACCTTGGTCTCTCAAACTAAAAGACTACCCGAATGGATGCCAATGGTAGAAAGATGCAGTTCCTTGGCTGGAGATGACGATGAACCGGGCTATGTTAGGCTAGTCTCGGGTTTCATGTTTCCTCAACAAGATGGAGAAAGGTCATGGATCAAGGAGAGGTTGGTTTCACTGGACTCATCATCACATAGCTATGTTTACAGAATGGAAGCAAGCAATGTAGGTCTAGATGGATCTGTAAACTCTCTAAAACTAGTTGACTATGGGGATGAATCAACTCTTATTCGCTGGTCATTTGAGATAAACCCTTTAGAAGATGTATCTGAGGACACCATAGTGGATTATCTAGGATTTCTCTACAAATCTTGCATCAATAAGATTGAGGGTGCAATAGAAGCAGCATCAAGAAATGTTTCACCACCATAG